A genomic region of Methanobacterium sp. SMA-27 contains the following coding sequences:
- a CDS encoding translation initiation factor IF-5A, protein MSKKVVEVKTLKVGKYVIIGGEASKITSLQTSSPGKHGAAKARVEASGIFDGQKRNFVKPVDSKCDVPMIDKRLGQVLSIMGKNDVQLMDLETYETFDIPIPDELKGKLNEGSEVDYIMAMGKKKLMRIKG, encoded by the coding sequence ATGTCAAAAAAGGTAGTAGAAGTTAAAACCTTAAAAGTTGGTAAATATGTAATAATAGGCGGTGAAGCATCCAAGATCACTAGTCTTCAAACATCATCACCGGGAAAACACGGTGCTGCAAAGGCAAGAGTCGAAGCCTCTGGAATATTTGATGGTCAGAAGAGAAATTTTGTTAAACCCGTTGATTCCAAGTGCGATGTCCCTATGATAGACAAACGTTTAGGCCAAGTTTTATCCATTATGGGAAAAAATGATGTTCAACTCATGGATCTTGAAACCTATGAAACATTTGATATCCCAATTCCAGATGAACTTAAAGGCAAACTTAACGAAGGTTCTGAAGTGGATTATATCATGGCAATGGGTAAAAAGAAGTTAATGAGGATAAAAGGATAA
- a CDS encoding NAD(P)/FAD-dependent oxidoreductase, with translation MPYIKILGAGPAGLSAAINLANEGYIVDVFEKNKDIGSRVQKNIQGLENWSDNQDIIKEFRKMKIKPNFDYEPFKKLRITNNDENWDFYCKRPAFYLVKRGTEEKSLDQGLKEQALDKGVNIHFEETAPIEDVDIVATGPDPRNKFAVARGLTFKTELDNIAIGLINNYHAFKGYSYLLVSNGSGCIATVLFEGFDDLNKYFKRTFDTFSGNFDLKMEDQQKFAGYGSFSNKIRNENKIVIGERAGFQDLLWGFGIRNALKSGFIAANNILEGNDSENYYKNVEKYFRPKIKAGIVNRFIWEKFASSNYSLILNRIHKSKDPLRYLHSFYNFNLFQKVPIPLRYSI, from the coding sequence ATGCCATATATCAAAATTTTAGGAGCAGGTCCTGCAGGATTGTCTGCAGCCATCAATCTTGCAAATGAAGGTTATATCGTGGATGTTTTTGAAAAAAATAAAGACATTGGTTCAAGAGTTCAAAAAAACATACAAGGACTAGAAAACTGGTCAGATAATCAAGATATAATAAAAGAATTTCGTAAAATGAAAATAAAACCCAATTTCGATTATGAACCCTTCAAAAAACTTAGAATAACTAATAACGATGAAAACTGGGATTTTTATTGTAAACGACCTGCATTTTACCTTGTAAAGCGTGGTACTGAAGAAAAAAGTTTAGATCAAGGATTAAAGGAACAAGCACTTGATAAAGGAGTCAACATACATTTTGAGGAAACCGCCCCAATTGAAGATGTTGATATAGTTGCAACTGGTCCTGATCCAAGAAACAAATTCGCAGTTGCAAGAGGATTAACATTTAAAACAGAACTGGATAATATAGCAATCGGCCTTATAAATAATTATCATGCATTTAAGGGATATTCATATCTTCTTGTATCCAATGGTAGTGGTTGTATTGCAACTGTATTATTTGAGGGATTTGATGATCTAAACAAATATTTCAAAAGAACATTTGATACATTTTCAGGTAATTTTGATCTTAAAATGGAAGATCAACAGAAATTCGCAGGCTATGGAAGCTTTTCAAATAAGATTAGAAATGAAAATAAAATAGTGATCGGAGAAAGAGCAGGATTTCAAGATCTATTATGGGGCTTTGGAATTAGAAACGCGTTAAAATCAGGTTTTATAGCTGCAAACAATATTTTAGAAGGTAATGATTCTGAAAATTATTATAAAAATGTTGAAAAATATTTTAGACCAAAAATTAAAGCAGGAATAGTTAACAGATTCATATGGGAGAAATTTGCCTCCAGTAATTATTCACTCATTTTAAATAGGATACATAAATCCAAAGATCCATTAAGGTACCTACATTCATTTTACAATTTCAATCTCTTTCAAAAAGTACCTATCCCCTTGCGCTATTCTATATGA
- the speB gene encoding agmatinase: protein MLFYTENVLKFAFSMETTDIDVEFPISDNKLRFAILGVPFDGTASYKPGARFGPRSIREASYNFERYNLILDKNMSAEIYDFGDLEVVHGNFKKTCSKLKTTISEILAMEMVPLTIGGDHSISYCVLKAIDESHGFEMNDITIIHFDAHMDLRDLYIGEKYSHATVMHRISDLNPKEIIQIGIRSASMNEASFASKQNIKTFKSCDVDENIGEIIELIEKIHGPIYLSFDIDVLDPAYAPSVGTPSSCGLTPKQVEKLIYSFKGKEIVGFDMVEVSSTQIGDITSLNAAKIIYDMLSLQ, encoded by the coding sequence ATGCTTTTTTACACAGAAAATGTATTGAAATTCGCATTTTCAATGGAAACAACAGATATAGATGTTGAATTCCCTATTTCTGATAATAAATTAAGATTTGCAATTCTAGGAGTACCTTTTGATGGTACAGCAAGTTACAAGCCAGGAGCTCGTTTTGGTCCCAGATCGATCAGGGAAGCATCCTATAATTTCGAAAGATACAACCTGATTCTCGATAAGAATATGTCTGCTGAAATATACGATTTTGGAGACTTGGAAGTTGTCCATGGAAATTTCAAAAAAACATGTTCAAAGCTTAAAACAACTATTTCTGAAATATTAGCAATGGAAATGGTACCATTAACAATTGGTGGAGATCACAGCATAAGCTACTGTGTACTGAAAGCCATAGATGAAAGCCATGGATTTGAAATGAATGATATTACTATAATCCATTTTGATGCCCATATGGATTTGAGAGATCTTTACATTGGGGAAAAATATTCCCATGCAACTGTTATGCATAGGATATCTGACCTGAATCCCAAAGAGATTATCCAAATAGGTATTAGATCTGCATCAATGAATGAAGCAAGTTTTGCAAGTAAACAAAATATAAAAACTTTCAAATCTTGTGATGTTGATGAAAACATTGGAGAAATAATCGAATTGATAGAAAAAATCCATGGCCCAATATATTTGTCCTTTGATATAGATGTGCTGGATCCTGCATATGCCCCTTCAGTTGGAACCCCTTCTTCATGTGGTTTAACTCCCAAACAGGTTGAAAAATTGATCTACAGCTTTAAAGGAAAAGAAATTGTAGGATTTGATATGGTTGAGGTTTCTTCAACTCAAATTGGAGATATTACCTCGTTAAATGCTGCTAAAATAATTTATGATATGCTATCATTGCAATAA
- the ade gene encoding adenine deaminase, which yields MERIRGNLLNVSTEEIYGAEISIENGIVKCVKTVEEHFKSLILPGFIDSHIHIESSMLTPSRFAEAVVPHGTTSVVSDPHEIANVMGIKGINYMINDASSVPLKMFLTAPSCVPATMFETSGAVISTEEIELLLKNDNVVALGEMMNFPGVLEDNPEVIDKLEVAKKLKKPIDGHAPLLSGPELCKYIISGISTDHECTNAEEVAEKRRLGMKIMLREGSSAKNLKDLATAGGDFIVSDDKHPDDLLNGHVDEMIKRAIEYGIDPIDAIKMVTINPAEHYKLNNGNLIPGKAADIILVDNMEELNIEKVIIDGKLVAKDGKPHFNVKPIEIPSTFKLKPKNSLDFNIKGKGSSETVRVMEVLEGQLITEEFLANLKIIDGKLETNIDKDILKIAVVERYGHERVSNAFIKGFGIKDGAIASSVAHDSHNIITVGTNSQYMAKAVNTVLKNKGGLAAVSKEGVYSLELPVAGLMSYKNVRNVSSDLRILHHAVKNMGSKLQSPFMSLSFMALLVIPKLKISDIGLFDVEKFDFIDLIQK from the coding sequence ATGGAGAGGATAAGGGGAAATCTATTAAATGTTTCTACAGAAGAAATTTATGGTGCCGAAATTTCTATTGAAAATGGGATAGTGAAATGTGTTAAAACTGTTGAAGAGCATTTTAAGAGTTTAATTTTACCAGGTTTTATTGATTCACATATACACATAGAAAGTTCTATGTTAACACCTTCACGATTTGCAGAAGCAGTAGTTCCACATGGAACAACATCTGTTGTATCTGATCCCCATGAAATAGCTAATGTAATGGGAATTAAGGGTATAAATTACATGATAAATGATGCTTCTTCTGTTCCACTTAAAATGTTCTTAACTGCACCTTCTTGTGTTCCAGCAACAATGTTTGAAACATCTGGAGCAGTGATTTCTACAGAAGAAATAGAATTATTACTAAAAAATGATAATGTAGTTGCACTTGGAGAAATGATGAACTTTCCAGGAGTATTAGAAGATAATCCTGAAGTAATAGATAAATTAGAAGTTGCAAAAAAATTAAAAAAACCCATTGATGGCCATGCCCCACTTTTATCAGGCCCTGAACTTTGTAAATATATTATTTCAGGAATATCAACAGACCATGAATGTACTAATGCTGAAGAAGTAGCTGAAAAAAGAAGACTTGGCATGAAAATAATGCTTAGGGAAGGTTCTTCAGCCAAGAATCTTAAAGATCTTGCTACTGCAGGTGGAGATTTTATTGTTTCTGATGATAAACATCCTGATGACCTTTTAAATGGACATGTAGATGAAATGATCAAAAGAGCTATTGAATATGGGATAGATCCCATTGATGCTATTAAAATGGTTACAATCAATCCTGCAGAGCATTATAAATTAAACAACGGAAATTTAATACCTGGAAAAGCTGCAGACATAATTTTAGTAGATAATATGGAAGAATTGAATATTGAAAAGGTTATTATAGATGGTAAACTGGTTGCAAAGGACGGAAAACCTCATTTTAATGTGAAACCAATTGAAATTCCAAGCACGTTTAAATTAAAACCAAAAAATTCTTTAGACTTTAATATTAAGGGAAAAGGATCCAGTGAAACTGTGAGGGTTATGGAAGTTCTCGAGGGCCAGCTAATTACCGAAGAATTTTTAGCTAATTTAAAAATAATAGATGGAAAATTAGAAACAAACATTGATAAGGATATACTAAAAATTGCAGTTGTAGAACGTTATGGTCATGAACGGGTTTCTAATGCATTTATAAAAGGTTTTGGTATTAAAGATGGTGCTATTGCATCAAGTGTTGCACATGATTCACACAATATTATAACTGTAGGAACAAACAGCCAGTATATGGCAAAAGCTGTTAATACCGTCCTTAAAAATAAAGGAGGGTTAGCAGCAGTTTCAAAGGAGGGAGTTTATTCATTGGAACTTCCTGTAGCAGGATTAATGAGTTACAAAAATGTTAGAAATGTTTCATCAGATTTGAGGATATTGCATCATGCTGTTAAAAATATGGGCTCAAAACTACAATCTCCATTCATGTCGTTATCATTTATGGCACTGCTTGTAATTCCAAAACTTAAAATAAGTGATATTGGTCTTTTTGATGTTGAAAAGTTTGATTTTATAGATCTGATCCAGAAATAA
- a CDS encoding TIGR00300 family protein, whose amino-acid sequence MYKREFKLSGHIIDSLILPKALDLIMDMGGDFKIIEFKVGKLKGDISHARIIVEASSEILLGEILDELSEIGAIVVEIKDVKILMSEKDKTLPVDFYSTTHHPTHIRYNGEWVVVEDIEMDCMIVVDLESGRAFCRPIGRIKKGDCVVVGRDGIQVSPPERPRGKKGVFEFMSSDASSEKPIKSIIRKISSEIKEVKSRGGKIAVVSGPAVVHTGSGPILANMIKEGIIDIIFAGNALATHDIENALYGTSLGMCVKTGEAVTRGHRNHIYAINEINKAGSIKDAVEKGILKKGIMYECIKNDVPFVLAGSIRDDGPLPDVITDVIDAQDEMRKYVQDVDMVIMISTMLHSIATGNMLPSHVKSICVDINPATVTKLSDRGSAQVVGIVTDVGTFLPLLYNELKSK is encoded by the coding sequence ATGTATAAAAGAGAATTCAAGCTTTCCGGTCATATAATAGACTCCCTGATCCTTCCTAAGGCTCTTGATCTCATTATGGATATGGGGGGAGATTTTAAGATAATTGAATTTAAAGTTGGTAAGCTCAAAGGGGATATTAGCCATGCTAGAATAATTGTTGAAGCATCTAGCGAAATACTTCTTGGAGAAATCCTGGATGAACTTTCAGAAATTGGTGCAATTGTTGTTGAAATTAAAGATGTTAAGATTTTAATGTCTGAGAAGGATAAAACACTTCCTGTTGATTTTTATTCCACAACACACCATCCTACCCATATACGCTATAATGGTGAATGGGTAGTGGTTGAAGATATTGAAATGGATTGTATGATTGTTGTGGATTTAGAAAGTGGAAGAGCGTTTTGTAGACCAATTGGAAGGATAAAAAAGGGAGACTGTGTTGTTGTAGGTAGGGATGGGATCCAAGTTTCTCCTCCTGAACGTCCAAGAGGTAAAAAAGGCGTATTCGAATTCATGTCAAGCGATGCATCCTCTGAAAAACCAATAAAATCTATAATAAGAAAGATATCATCGGAAATAAAGGAAGTTAAGAGTAGAGGCGGCAAAATTGCAGTTGTTTCGGGCCCTGCAGTTGTTCACACAGGATCTGGTCCAATATTAGCCAATATGATAAAAGAGGGGATAATTGATATTATCTTTGCTGGAAATGCCCTTGCAACCCACGACATTGAAAATGCACTTTATGGAACTTCACTTGGAATGTGTGTTAAAACTGGTGAAGCTGTTACACGGGGTCACAGAAATCATATATATGCTATAAATGAAATAAACAAAGCAGGATCTATAAAAGATGCTGTTGAGAAGGGAATATTGAAAAAAGGGATAATGTACGAGTGCATTAAAAATGATGTTCCATTTGTACTCGCAGGTTCAATAAGAGATGATGGACCCCTCCCAGATGTAATAACTGATGTTATAGATGCTCAAGATGAAATGAGAAAATATGTTCAGGATGTTGATATGGTTATAATGATCTCTACTATGTTACATTCAATTGCAACAGGGAACATGCTCCCATCACATGTTAAAAGTATCTGTGTAGATATTAACCCAGCTACAGTTACAAAACTAAGTGACAGAGGTAGCGCTCAGGTTGTAGGCATAGTTACGGATGTTGGGACTTTTTTACCCCTACTTTACAATGAGCTGAAATCAAAATAA
- a CDS encoding DUF447 domain-containing protein, protein MDLESIGMKKGLLYETILTTRNDDGTPNAAPIGVICKDNKEVVLYLHQGSCTVHNIKKNQSFIVNILKDPMVFVESTMGDLSEKYFEQYENEFYIKNTDAFFLANVTSLKDVEREDNFGINVTTVLRAETSNIIKKKECVEPLNRAIYGIIEGLVYLTRMEMVSGDMEKLYRHRMGEISRIVNKVGGEEHKNAMKKISEDFKKYD, encoded by the coding sequence TTGGATCTAGAGTCAATTGGAATGAAAAAGGGATTATTATATGAAACAATTTTAACAACGAGGAATGATGATGGAACTCCCAATGCTGCACCTATTGGGGTGATATGTAAGGATAATAAAGAAGTTGTTTTGTATCTTCACCAAGGATCCTGTACTGTTCATAACATAAAGAAAAATCAAAGTTTCATTGTGAATATATTGAAGGATCCAATGGTTTTTGTAGAATCTACTATGGGTGATTTGTCTGAAAAATATTTTGAGCAGTATGAAAATGAATTTTATATTAAAAATACAGATGCATTTTTTTTGGCTAATGTTACAAGTTTGAAGGATGTTGAAAGGGAAGATAATTTTGGAATTAATGTAACAACTGTTTTAAGGGCTGAAACTTCCAATATAATCAAGAAAAAAGAATGTGTTGAACCATTAAACAGGGCAATATATGGAATAATCGAAGGACTAGTATATTTAACAAGAATGGAAATGGTTTCTGGGGACATGGAGAAACTTTACCGTCATAGAATGGGTGAAATTTCCAGGATAGTAAACAAAGTTGGTGGAGAAGAACATAAAAATGCTATGAAAAAAATTTCAGAGGATTTCAAAAAGTACGATTAA